The following are encoded in a window of Nitrospinota bacterium genomic DNA:
- a CDS encoding helix-turn-helix domain-containing protein produces MGDVRGFLSRLKLLVEELADGKENRLAEILGVHPGIINKWKKRENYPSSEHLINIKEKLGVNINWLLLGEGARYLPSAVLQAAKSGGKSLDKNLFWGDVEVDLVAVGKRLRQIRGDLTLKNASVESATSIQGIRDAEKGIKPPDPRYLYWASGYGDTFSDWIMTGEGPRTSEEADKLFKQGKISAEEYALVAERKKGYGQPITPDERELLELYRASPDEGKKGAVAVLSVYRKGK; encoded by the coding sequence GTGGGTGATGTAAGGGGCTTTTTGTCGAGGCTCAAACTGCTGGTGGAGGAACTCGCAGATGGAAAAGAGAACAGGCTGGCAGAAATTCTTGGCGTACACCCCGGAATAATCAACAAATGGAAAAAACGGGAGAACTATCCATCTTCCGAACACCTTATTAATATCAAGGAAAAACTCGGCGTGAATATCAACTGGCTTCTGCTCGGCGAAGGAGCCAGGTATCTCCCTTCCGCCGTTCTGCAGGCGGCTAAGAGCGGAGGGAAAAGCCTCGACAAAAATTTATTCTGGGGTGATGTAGAGGTGGATCTGGTCGCCGTAGGAAAACGCCTTCGGCAGATAAGGGGCGACCTGACACTGAAAAATGCTTCCGTTGAGTCGGCAACCTCCATTCAAGGGATTCGCGACGCTGAAAAAGGGATCAAACCTCCCGACCCCCGCTACCTCTACTGGGCCTCCGGGTATGGCGACACCTTTTCCGACTGGATTATGACCGGCGAAGGGCCGCGTACTTCCGAAGAGGCTGATAAACTTTTCAAGCAGGGAAAAATTTCGGCGGAAGAGTACGCGCTCGTCGCGGAGAGAAAAAAAGGGTATGGACAGCCGATTACCCCGGATGAGCGTGAACTGCTGGAACTTTACAGAGCTTCACCTGATGAAGGGAAAAAAGGGGCTGTCGCCGTGCTCTCCGTTTACCGGAAGGGGAAATGA
- a CDS encoding NERD domain-containing protein — protein MARMIPPTIDHDTTSNGEIEIFRKLKKDKHSDNWIVLHSLDLAQHVKMGTGEMDFVIIIPNRGILCLEVKGFNRFIVRDGRWKFGADRHWSTRSPFAQSKEAKFSLLHWLQKSSRPDLANLFIWHAVIFPFAIFRNKNSPEWNEWEVIDKTMYLREPLTKLLENVLQKAWGHFKRKKDSEWCRLPNEQECIDVANTLRPRFEFFLSPKEEMKISDEEVKNYTEEQFAALDALEYNDRVLFDGASGTGKTLLAIEIARRAAAKGVRMLLVCHSRLLGEMLENETRMLAPWVTAGAFREINVRNNSDSKYDLVIIDEAQDVFNHLDALEYIDSNLNGGIKEGRWRVFIDTASGDFGNEAKIGELNRYTNNYTRYALKTNCRNSSEIASFAASMKSGHTLYSEIKRKNSDAKPEIIFYPDKEAEIIKLKEYMENLLNSGVPPEDIIILSAKKVKDSAPFALSREEKWKSVFIQQISNSTEEGKTGYCSIWDFKGLEKRAVILTDIDVPLDADLRNLLYIGASRALHKLTLFASDINRKDFERLLPASDKASV, from the coding sequence ATGGCCAGGATGATCCCCCCCACGATAGACCACGATACGACCAGCAACGGCGAAATTGAAATTTTCAGAAAACTGAAAAAGGACAAACACTCTGACAACTGGATCGTCCTTCATTCTCTCGACCTTGCCCAGCATGTAAAAATGGGGACGGGGGAGATGGACTTCGTTATCATAATACCCAACAGGGGGATACTCTGCCTTGAAGTAAAGGGATTCAACCGCTTCATCGTAAGGGACGGCAGGTGGAAGTTCGGCGCCGACCGCCACTGGAGCACGCGGAGCCCCTTCGCGCAGTCGAAGGAAGCGAAATTTTCCCTCCTTCACTGGCTTCAGAAAAGTAGCAGGCCGGATCTGGCGAACCTTTTCATCTGGCACGCCGTAATATTTCCTTTCGCCATTTTCAGGAACAAAAATTCGCCGGAGTGGAACGAGTGGGAAGTCATCGACAAAACGATGTACCTGCGTGAACCGTTAACAAAACTGCTCGAGAATGTGCTTCAAAAGGCGTGGGGGCATTTCAAAAGGAAAAAGGACAGCGAATGGTGCAGGCTCCCAAATGAACAGGAGTGCATAGACGTAGCAAACACTCTAAGGCCAAGATTCGAATTTTTCCTCAGCCCCAAGGAGGAGATGAAGATCTCCGATGAGGAGGTAAAAAACTACACGGAAGAGCAGTTCGCCGCGCTAGATGCGCTGGAATACAACGACAGGGTCCTTTTCGACGGCGCAAGCGGCACAGGTAAAACTCTCCTTGCGATAGAGATAGCCAGGCGCGCGGCCGCGAAGGGGGTAAGAATGCTTCTCGTTTGCCATAGCCGTCTCCTTGGGGAAATGCTCGAAAATGAAACCCGCATGCTCGCACCATGGGTTACCGCGGGGGCTTTTAGGGAGATAAACGTCAGGAACAACTCCGATTCAAAATATGACCTGGTGATCATCGACGAGGCCCAGGATGTATTCAACCATTTGGATGCGCTGGAGTACATTGATTCGAATCTGAATGGTGGGATAAAGGAAGGGAGATGGAGAGTGTTTATCGATACGGCATCGGGCGATTTCGGCAATGAGGCGAAGATAGGGGAGTTGAACCGGTACACCAACAATTACACAAGATATGCCTTAAAGACTAACTGCCGTAATTCCTCCGAGATTGCCTCTTTCGCGGCATCAATGAAAAGCGGACATACGCTATACAGCGAGATCAAAAGGAAAAATTCCGACGCCAAGCCTGAAATAATCTTCTACCCCGACAAGGAAGCAGAGATAATTAAACTGAAGGAGTACATGGAAAATCTTTTGAACAGCGGAGTGCCGCCGGAAGATATCATTATCCTCTCCGCCAAAAAGGTGAAAGATTCCGCCCCTTTCGCCTTAAGCCGGGAGGAGAAATGGAAATCAGTTTTTATCCAGCAGATTTCGAACTCAACCGAGGAAGGGAAAACAGGTTACTGTTCGATATGGGATTTCAAGGGGCTGGAAAAAAGGGCCGTTATCCTTACAGACATCGACGTACCTCTCGACGCAGATTTGCGCAATCTCCTTTATATCGGCGCCTCACGCGCCCTGCATAAACTTACGCTCTTCGCGTCTGATATAAACAGGAAAGATTTTGAGCGGCTCCTCCCCGCATCGGATAAGGCGTCTGTATAA
- the sppA gene encoding signal peptide peptidase SppA, with amino-acid sequence MGENNGLAEKGNRTRRIFGGCAVLFLLVAGFFLLVAVIPFITPDTDGITLGRDKIAVVEVFGPIIESDELTKQIEKYAKEDSIKGILIHIDTPGGGVAPSQEIYEAIIKARKKKPVVSSMASVAASGGYYIAVATDRIVSNPGTITGSIGVIMGFMDPGGLMEKLGLDTITVKSGKFKDIGTPGRGFSEEDRKVMQEVIDDVFEQFMEAIAVGRSMDMEEVRKLSDGRIYSGRMAKENGMVDELGTFRDAVKILSEMANIKGDPVIVKEEEDLTFLKELLSEELGFLGELKKPAATRPGLHFLWTGY; translated from the coding sequence ATGGGCGAGAATAACGGCCTCGCTGAAAAAGGAAACCGCACCCGCAGAATATTCGGCGGGTGCGCGGTTCTCTTCCTCCTTGTTGCCGGATTCTTCCTCCTCGTAGCCGTAATCCCTTTTATTACTCCAGATACGGACGGGATCACGCTTGGACGTGACAAGATAGCCGTTGTTGAAGTCTTCGGCCCAATAATCGAATCCGACGAACTCACCAAACAGATAGAAAAATACGCCAAGGAGGATTCCATCAAGGGGATCCTCATACACATAGATACGCCCGGCGGTGGGGTCGCGCCTTCCCAGGAGATCTATGAGGCGATAATCAAGGCGAGAAAAAAGAAACCTGTCGTATCCAGCATGGCGTCTGTCGCGGCCTCCGGCGGCTATTACATCGCGGTTGCCACCGACAGGATAGTTTCGAATCCAGGAACAATTACCGGGTCGATCGGCGTAATTATGGGCTTCATGGACCCAGGGGGCCTGATGGAAAAACTGGGACTCGACACCATCACGGTTAAATCCGGCAAGTTCAAGGATATCGGAACCCCTGGAAGAGGATTCAGCGAAGAGGATAGAAAAGTCATGCAGGAAGTCATCGACGACGTATTCGAGCAGTTCATGGAAGCCATCGCTGTTGGACGTTCCATGGATATGGAAGAGGTACGAAAACTGTCCGACGGAAGGATCTATTCCGGCCGCATGGCAAAGGAAAATGGAATGGTGGACGAGCTTGGCACATTTCGGGACGCGGTAAAGATTCTATCCGAAATGGCAAACATAAAGGGCGACCCTGTAATCGTGAAGGAAGAGGAAGACCTCACCTTCCTAAAGGAACTCTTATCGGAGGAGCTCGGCTTCCTTGGAGAACTGAAGAAACCTGCCGCGACGCGCCCCGGGCTCCATTTCCTCTGGACGGGATACTGA
- a CDS encoding 30S ribosomal protein S1, giving the protein MSKESNSAIAEKSGGIEEENLTVEQMEELYENSMKLFKEGEVTSGTVIAISNDKVVVDVGFKSEGIISAFEFPGGADSVNIGDTVEVFIDQTENQDGVMILSVEKAARLRKWDAINKVYEAGNTIKGKVIGKIKGGLTVDIGLRAFLPGSQIDLRPPKNMDEYLGREYEYKIIKMNKRRGNIVLSRRAIIEEERKASKAETLSNLEEGAIVTGIVKNITDYGAFIDLGGVDGLLHITDMSWGRINHPSEILSVGQSAKVIVLKFDTESERVSLGLKQQSEDPWKNIEEKYSIGTNVKGKVVSITDYGAFLELENGVEGLVHISEMTWSKHVRHPSRIVNPGDDVEAEVLNIDKERKRISLGMKQVSSNPWENIEERYPVDTIIEGTVRNLTDFGAFVEIEDGVDGLIHISDMSWTAKVKHPSEVVKKKDRVKAKVLKIDKDGERISLGLKQLEPDPWESVADKYKIGQEISATIVKVTNFGAFAEIEPGIEGLIHVSQISGGATDARKELTVGNKCDVKVIKVDAESKKIGLSMKDGPIDDRAGDETDFETEDFPEEE; this is encoded by the coding sequence ATGTCCAAAGAGAGCAATAGCGCTATAGCCGAAAAATCGGGTGGTATAGAGGAGGAAAATCTTACCGTTGAACAGATGGAGGAGCTGTATGAAAACAGCATGAAACTGTTCAAGGAGGGGGAGGTTACCAGCGGAACGGTTATCGCCATCTCCAACGACAAGGTTGTAGTTGACGTAGGTTTTAAATCCGAGGGAATCATCTCGGCATTCGAATTTCCAGGCGGAGCCGATAGCGTAAATATCGGCGATACAGTTGAAGTGTTTATCGACCAGACGGAGAATCAGGACGGGGTCATGATCCTCTCCGTTGAAAAAGCGGCCCGGCTAAGGAAGTGGGACGCTATCAACAAGGTCTACGAAGCAGGGAATACCATAAAAGGAAAGGTCATTGGGAAGATCAAGGGCGGCCTTACCGTGGATATCGGCCTTAGAGCATTTCTTCCCGGTTCTCAAATCGACCTCCGACCGCCGAAAAACATGGATGAATATCTGGGGCGGGAGTATGAATACAAAATAATCAAGATGAACAAGCGGAGGGGGAACATTGTCCTCTCCAGGCGCGCGATCATCGAAGAAGAGAGAAAAGCCTCCAAGGCGGAAACCCTCTCAAATCTCGAAGAAGGCGCGATAGTCACCGGCATCGTAAAGAACATAACCGATTACGGCGCGTTCATCGACCTTGGCGGGGTGGACGGCCTTCTTCATATCACCGATATGTCGTGGGGGAGGATCAACCATCCATCTGAAATACTCTCCGTAGGTCAGAGCGCTAAGGTCATTGTCCTTAAATTCGACACTGAATCGGAAAGGGTTTCGCTCGGCCTGAAACAGCAGTCCGAGGATCCATGGAAAAATATTGAGGAAAAATACTCAATAGGCACAAACGTCAAGGGTAAAGTCGTATCCATCACAGATTACGGCGCGTTCCTGGAACTTGAGAACGGCGTTGAAGGACTCGTTCATATATCTGAAATGACATGGAGCAAACATGTACGCCACCCCAGCCGGATAGTAAATCCCGGCGATGACGTGGAAGCGGAAGTCCTTAATATCGACAAGGAGCGAAAAAGGATATCGCTTGGCATGAAGCAGGTCTCTTCAAACCCATGGGAAAATATCGAAGAGAGATACCCTGTCGACACGATTATCGAAGGTACCGTCAGGAACCTTACCGATTTCGGTGCGTTTGTCGAGATAGAGGATGGCGTTGACGGATTGATACACATCTCCGACATGTCCTGGACCGCAAAAGTGAAGCACCCTTCTGAGGTTGTGAAGAAAAAGGATCGCGTTAAGGCGAAAGTCCTGAAAATCGACAAGGATGGCGAAAGGATATCGCTTGGGCTGAAACAGCTGGAGCCGGATCCATGGGAAAGCGTTGCCGATAAATATAAAATCGGTCAGGAAATCAGCGCAACCATCGTGAAGGTAACCAATTTCGGAGCATTCGCCGAGATTGAACCCGGAATTGAAGGACTTATCCATGTCTCACAGATATCCGGCGGCGCTACGGACGCGAGAAAAGAGCTGACCGTGGGAAACAAGTGCGACGTGAAGGTAATCAAGGTAGACGCTGAAAGCAAGAAGATCGGGCTTAGCATGAAAGACGGTCCTATTGACGATAGGGCGGGCGACGAAACAGATTTTGAAACTGAAGATTTTCCTGAGGAAGAATAA
- the cmk gene encoding (d)CMP kinase yields the protein MIITIDGPAGSGKSTTAKLLAKKLNATFLDTGAMYRSVTLMALETAESMDDASQLGEIARNISIEFREDPIRGQRTFIAGRDRSEDIRSRKVDENVSAVSAHKSVRDSMVSIQRRIAKSSKIVVGEGRDLGSVVFPDAEFKFFINADPVKRAQRRALERGETLDDRKIEEIKKRDLLDSSRAESPLIVPEGAYIIDNSDLSIDATLQKLLELIA from the coding sequence TTGATAATAACCATCGACGGCCCGGCAGGTTCAGGCAAATCGACTACCGCCAAACTCCTGGCAAAAAAATTGAACGCCACTTTCCTCGATACCGGCGCGATGTACAGAAGCGTGACCCTTATGGCGCTCGAAACCGCCGAAAGTATGGACGACGCGTCCCAACTTGGAGAAATTGCCCGGAACATTTCGATTGAATTCAGGGAAGACCCGATCCGTGGACAAAGAACGTTTATCGCAGGCAGGGACAGGAGCGAAGATATCAGGTCACGGAAGGTTGACGAGAACGTATCCGCCGTTTCGGCCCATAAATCCGTGAGGGACTCGATGGTCTCGATCCAAAGGAGAATCGCAAAATCATCCAAAATCGTTGTTGGAGAGGGGCGGGACCTTGGAAGCGTGGTCTTTCCCGACGCGGAGTTCAAGTTTTTCATAAATGCCGATCCTGTAAAGAGGGCTCAAAGGCGCGCCTTGGAACGGGGAGAAACGCTGGATGACAGGAAAATTGAAGAAATCAAAAAAAGGGACCTTCTCGACTCCAGCCGGGCCGAATCACCTCTAATAGTCCCCGAAGGTGCGTATATTATCGATAATTCCGACTTATCTATTGACGCAACGCTCCAAAAATTACTAGAATTAATCGCTTAA
- a CDS encoding prephenate dehydrogenase/arogenate dehydrogenase family protein — MFGKAAIIGVGLIGGSLARVFKNRGIAEKVTGSGRSRENMEKAVTLGIIDESLPAEEAVKDADLVFLCGPVKSILPTLEKIAPNIKKGAIVSDAGSTKKSIVDGAKIIAGGKFTFIGSHPIAGTEKSGADASFETLFDNHKCILTPDSDTPEKELELLKNVWKKAGMEIVIMTPERHDKILGAVSHLPHFVVYALVNTVSDLDKESDLIKFAAGGFKDFTRIASSPPEMWADIALENASVMGEQMEMMIEHLQIIREAIRENDKEILLEIFGKSSSFRKKLP, encoded by the coding sequence ATGTTCGGGAAAGCGGCAATTATCGGCGTGGGGCTTATCGGGGGCTCCCTTGCGCGCGTTTTCAAGAATAGGGGTATCGCCGAAAAGGTCACCGGCTCCGGCAGAAGCCGTGAGAATATGGAAAAAGCTGTAACACTCGGCATTATCGACGAATCGCTCCCCGCCGAAGAGGCCGTGAAGGATGCCGACCTCGTATTCCTCTGTGGGCCTGTAAAATCGATTTTGCCAACCTTGGAGAAAATTGCCCCGAATATAAAAAAAGGGGCGATAGTCAGCGATGCAGGCTCTACCAAAAAGAGCATCGTCGACGGTGCGAAAATAATCGCAGGAGGCAAATTCACTTTTATCGGCTCCCACCCAATAGCCGGAACCGAAAAATCTGGCGCCGATGCGAGCTTCGAAACCCTTTTCGACAATCACAAATGCATATTGACCCCCGATTCCGATACCCCGGAAAAGGAGTTGGAACTGCTGAAAAATGTCTGGAAAAAAGCTGGAATGGAAATAGTGATCATGACGCCTGAAAGACACGACAAGATCCTTGGTGCTGTATCACACCTCCCCCATTTCGTCGTCTACGCCCTGGTAAACACCGTATCCGACCTGGACAAGGAATCCGACCTGATAAAATTTGCCGCAGGAGGCTTTAAGGATTTCACCCGTATTGCCTCCAGCCCCCCGGAAATGTGGGCGGATATAGCGCTTGAGAACGCCTCGGTCATGGGGGAGCAAATGGAGATGATGATCGAACATCTCCAGATAATCAGGGAAGCGATCCGGGAGAATGACAAGGAAATACTGCTTGAGATTTTCGGCAAATCGAGTTCCTTCAGAAAGAAGCTCCCTTGA
- the trxB gene encoding thioredoxin-disulfide reductase, translating to METYDLIIIGGGPGGITAAIYGLRSRMKLVMVEKAGIGGQIALSDIIENYPGFPSLSGMELMGKFEEHAKANGLEVKYGTVKSIKKENDLFSIALGEETLSAKSVIIATGAEPSKLGVPGETEFIGKGVSTCATCDGPFYRGKEVAVVGGGDTAVKESIYLSKLASKVHIIHRRDQFRAEKVLQERLGEKKNIEYHFFSRLTEVKGDKSGVTGVEIESVKDGAKKELKLDGVFMFVGIIPSTSFVECEKDAAGFIKTDENMMTSQKGLFAIGDCRITPLRQVATAVGDGAIAAMKAEEYVSEMEGRLYAGKK from the coding sequence ATGGAAACATATGACCTTATTATTATCGGCGGCGGTCCCGGAGGCATCACAGCGGCAATTTACGGCCTGCGCTCAAGAATGAAACTGGTAATGGTTGAAAAAGCAGGAATCGGCGGTCAGATCGCCCTCTCGGACATCATAGAAAATTATCCCGGTTTTCCCTCTCTGTCGGGAATGGAGCTGATGGGGAAATTCGAAGAGCATGCCAAGGCAAACGGTCTTGAGGTCAAGTACGGAACAGTAAAAAGCATTAAGAAGGAGAACGATCTTTTCAGCATCGCTCTCGGTGAAGAGACCTTGAGCGCGAAATCGGTAATTATCGCTACAGGCGCGGAACCGTCCAAGCTCGGCGTTCCGGGAGAGACGGAGTTTATCGGCAAGGGCGTTTCTACCTGCGCGACATGCGACGGGCCGTTTTATCGCGGCAAAGAGGTCGCCGTGGTTGGCGGCGGAGACACGGCCGTAAAGGAATCGATATACCTGAGCAAGCTGGCAAGCAAGGTTCATATCATTCACAGGCGCGACCAGTTCAGGGCCGAAAAGGTATTGCAGGAGCGGTTGGGTGAAAAAAAGAACATTGAGTACCATTTTTTCAGCCGCCTGACCGAGGTAAAGGGTGACAAGTCCGGTGTGACAGGTGTCGAAATTGAAAGCGTAAAGGATGGCGCGAAAAAGGAATTGAAACTCGATGGCGTTTTTATGTTTGTAGGGATAATCCCGTCGACAAGTTTTGTGGAGTGCGAAAAGGATGCCGCCGGATTTATCAAGACGGATGAAAACATGATGACGTCGCAAAAAGGGCTTTTTGCGATAGGCGATTGCAGGATTACGCCGTTACGCCAGGTTGCGACAGCCGTTGGAGACGGGGCGATCGCAGCGATGAAGGCTGAGGAGTATGTCTCGGAGATGGAAGGGCGTTTATACGCCGGCAAGAAATAA
- a CDS encoding class I adenylate cyclase, whose protein sequence is MIREVDLVANLKAFEKYNADRTAKAFQIAEVPTKIAVQVVPFLLENNHPSLPGYQEGMETSKVVPFYKLTAEHRKAVLSVFKNFHLPEKKQSPYEGNGYAGNAREKTLIESLMLMGSVGTVAQNEKSDFDYWVVLDESKLSGAELSYLRTKLTAIEEWGDKMGVELHFFLTDVTRVLENKFGGADKESAGSSQAALLKEEFYRTALHVAGKYPVWWLTSPGTTDEVYKEVLETIPKCYSIHPDKFVDLGNLFVIPEKELFGAALWQINKAIDSPFKSVLKMAMLESFTDDDWEGLFLCDELKKNLYSEKRERPVDPYLLLIDGLLKFYTHKERPDIVDLLRKCFYNKVHIKIQPDSFPRDNPGYKESVMLSYVKEWAWDDKVLTDMNNYDNWNFERMSKLGSQLHGFLLETYKRLTDNLKKKEQNETMISEGDLTILGRKLFSFYGKKTGKVELIKKASDDALRLESVTFNPTIIRGKPPIWNVMRGNVTTLLARGINMDDAIVKKGKILPEVVFWLVVNNIVDVRTFFHLVSSPLSVSLNEIQSLVRLISEFMPNVQISSIDNSYLIHRAKVTKLLVVANFHSKDWTKNIDEVTIMFRNTYGESFVSTFPGEEGMNRAAAIYANAQQLGIENPTQFFMTFIPDLENSQKLEKLLNNTILSRMKQFLRSKSSIES, encoded by the coding sequence ATGATTAGAGAAGTTGACCTTGTGGCGAATTTAAAGGCCTTCGAGAAGTACAACGCGGATCGGACAGCGAAGGCTTTTCAAATAGCCGAGGTGCCTACGAAGATCGCCGTACAGGTCGTCCCTTTTCTCCTTGAGAATAACCATCCCTCCCTTCCCGGCTACCAGGAGGGAATGGAGACGAGCAAGGTTGTCCCCTTTTATAAATTGACCGCTGAGCACAGGAAGGCTGTTCTGTCGGTATTCAAGAATTTCCACCTGCCGGAAAAAAAACAGTCCCCTTACGAAGGGAACGGTTATGCCGGAAACGCCAGGGAAAAAACGCTGATAGAATCTCTCATGCTTATGGGGAGCGTAGGCACGGTCGCACAGAATGAAAAATCCGATTTTGATTACTGGGTAGTTTTGGATGAATCGAAGCTTTCCGGCGCCGAGCTTTCCTATTTGCGCACAAAACTTACTGCCATCGAGGAGTGGGGGGACAAGATGGGGGTTGAGCTCCATTTCTTTCTTACCGATGTTACGCGGGTGCTCGAAAACAAGTTCGGAGGCGCGGACAAGGAGAGCGCCGGTTCCTCCCAGGCCGCGCTGTTAAAGGAGGAGTTTTATCGGACAGCTCTCCATGTGGCTGGCAAATATCCTGTCTGGTGGCTCACATCCCCCGGCACGACGGATGAGGTATACAAGGAGGTGCTGGAAACCATTCCCAAGTGCTACTCCATACATCCCGACAAATTCGTAGATCTCGGCAACCTGTTCGTAATCCCCGAGAAAGAGCTTTTTGGCGCGGCATTATGGCAGATAAACAAGGCTATTGATTCTCCCTTCAAGTCTGTGTTGAAGATGGCGATGCTGGAAAGCTTTACCGATGATGATTGGGAGGGACTTTTCCTTTGCGATGAGCTCAAAAAAAACCTGTACAGCGAAAAAAGAGAAAGGCCTGTCGATCCCTACCTTCTCCTGATAGACGGTCTTTTGAAGTTTTACACTCATAAGGAGAGGCCGGATATTGTCGACCTGCTGAGGAAATGTTTTTACAACAAGGTCCACATAAAGATCCAGCCTGATTCGTTCCCCCGCGATAATCCCGGCTACAAGGAGTCGGTCATGCTCTCCTATGTGAAAGAGTGGGCTTGGGACGATAAAGTGCTGACAGACATGAATAACTACGACAACTGGAATTTTGAAAGGATGTCGAAGCTCGGGAGCCAGTTGCACGGATTTCTGCTGGAGACATACAAGCGGCTTACGGATAATTTAAAGAAGAAGGAACAGAATGAAACAATGATCTCCGAAGGGGATCTTACCATTCTTGGGCGGAAGCTCTTCTCTTTCTATGGCAAAAAGACCGGCAAGGTCGAACTTATTAAAAAGGCGTCCGACGATGCGCTAAGGCTGGAGTCGGTTACTTTCAATCCAACGATCATCAGGGGGAAGCCTCCCATCTGGAACGTCATGAGAGGGAACGTGACAACCCTTCTTGCGCGCGGGATAAACATGGATGACGCCATCGTAAAGAAAGGGAAGATACTGCCGGAGGTTGTTTTCTGGCTGGTTGTAAACAATATCGTGGACGTGAGAACATTTTTCCATCTTGTTTCAAGCCCCTTGTCGGTATCACTGAACGAAATCCAAAGCCTTGTCCGGCTCATTTCGGAATTCATGCCCAATGTCCAGATCTCATCGATCGACAATTCATACCTGATTCACAGGGCAAAAGTTACGAAACTTCTTGTAGTGGCCAATTTCCATTCAAAGGATTGGACGAAAAATATTGATGAAGTCACCATCATGTTCCGCAATACCTACGGAGAATCGTTCGTAAGCACGTTCCCCGGCGAAGAAGGGATGAACAGGGCGGCCGCCATCTACGCCAACGCTCAACAGCTCGGCATTGAAAACCCTACGCAGTTTTTTATGACGTTCATCCCGGACCTGGAAAATTCACAAAAGCTGGAAAAGTTGCTGAATAACACGATCCTCAGCCGGATGAAGCAGTTCCTGCGCTCCAAAAGCTCGATTGAGTCCTGA
- a CDS encoding TIGR04283 family arsenosugar biosynthesis glycosyltransferase has product MSPDTVSVIIPARGESESLRSLLEKLEGESGIEVIVTVPQGDEISIAAARGFKAVIVEGTPGRGNQLAAGAGIAKGGVFLFCHADTMLPEGWKELVKKTLAEDSVAGGAFKLRFDSPKFRFRFIAFFANLRGSLLNLVYGDQSFFMKRDVYFAVGGFKPLPLMEDVEFIRRLRHVGNIRIVAKPVVTSARRYEKSGVIFGVTRNILMLVLYFAGVSPEKLVRWYR; this is encoded by the coding sequence TTGAGTCCTGATACTGTTTCGGTAATCATCCCCGCCCGAGGCGAAAGCGAATCCCTGAGATCGCTCTTGGAAAAACTGGAAGGGGAGAGCGGGATCGAGGTCATAGTCACAGTCCCTCAAGGCGATGAAATATCGATTGCCGCCGCAAGAGGTTTCAAGGCTGTCATCGTTGAAGGAACTCCTGGAAGAGGGAACCAGCTGGCCGCCGGAGCCGGGATTGCGAAGGGGGGAGTATTTCTTTTTTGTCATGCCGACACGATGCTCCCGGAAGGGTGGAAAGAACTTGTTAAAAAAACGCTGGCCGAAGATAGCGTGGCTGGGGGGGCGTTCAAACTCCGTTTTGATTCACCGAAGTTCCGGTTTCGGTTCATTGCCTTTTTTGCGAACCTGAGGGGGAGTTTGTTAAATCTTGTATACGGCGATCAGTCGTTCTTCATGAAAAGAGATGTCTATTTTGCGGTTGGCGGTTTCAAGCCGCTCCCCCTGATGGAAGATGTCGAGTTCATCCGCCGTCTTCGGCATGTCGGGAATATTAGGATAGTCGCAAAACCTGTTGTTACCTCCGCAAGACGCTATGAAAAGTCGGGGGTAATTTTCGGAGTAACGAGGAATATATTAATGCTGGTTCTCTATTTCGCGGGGGTTTCTCCCGAAAAGCTCGTCCGATGGTACCGATAG